In one Paenibacillus sp. JQZ6Y-1 genomic region, the following are encoded:
- a CDS encoding stalk domain-containing protein has translation MKLNKKPVIITAVSALALSGTIFANSTYASDATKQLKAVYANIKVLYNNQQVTVAANQEPFMINGTTYVPLRVLGDAVGKKVTWNNADKSVTIVDTTAQVPQSTVDSLNAQIQSLQLQLNNATTQSSTKDSTITQLQAQVTDLNSQITSLKNQLADSNSNSSTNVSTELTKLQRTLNNSYGDYRGTGAAIELTGTKSSVKVTIRVNESNWNDLSTTNRKNLLQDVVDDILNNSTFKDASVSGTVYNKNSTKLVGFTVNNSDSVVLSANIDLSNVQKDLNTNYGTYRNIKLSIELSNDNDESIVFRVYANKSDWNSLTDYQTTSLLSSIAADIDAAYNNLGKTIYGFVYDSNNKSSILKRYN, from the coding sequence ATGAAACTGAATAAAAAACCTGTAATCATCACTGCCGTGTCCGCTCTGGCTTTGTCTGGAACTATTTTTGCCAACAGTACATACGCTTCGGATGCAACCAAGCAACTCAAAGCGGTGTATGCCAATATCAAAGTGCTGTACAACAACCAGCAGGTGACTGTAGCTGCCAATCAAGAGCCATTTATGATCAACGGTACAACGTATGTACCGCTGCGTGTCCTTGGCGATGCTGTAGGCAAAAAGGTAACATGGAACAATGCAGATAAAAGTGTAACGATCGTCGACACCACTGCTCAAGTTCCACAATCGACGGTTGATTCATTGAATGCGCAAATTCAAAGTCTGCAATTGCAGCTGAACAATGCCACAACCCAAAGCTCTACCAAAGATTCAACGATTACGCAACTGCAAGCACAAGTAACCGATCTGAATTCCCAGATCACCAGCTTGAAAAATCAATTGGCTGACAGCAACTCCAACAGCAGTACCAATGTCAGCACCGAATTGACCAAATTGCAGCGCACACTGAATAACAGTTATGGCGACTACAGAGGTACTGGCGCAGCGATCGAGCTGACTGGCACCAAATCTTCGGTTAAAGTAACGATTCGTGTAAATGAATCCAACTGGAACGATCTGTCCACGACGAACCGCAAAAACCTGTTGCAGGATGTTGTCGATGACATTCTGAACAACAGCACTTTCAAAGATGCTAGCGTAAGTGGTACGGTATATAACAAAAACTCTACGAAACTGGTTGGCTTCACTGTCAACAATAGCGATAGCGTCGTACTGAGTGCTAATATCGATCTGTCTAACGTGCAGAAAGATCTGAACACGAACTATGGTACGTACCGCAATATCAAGCTGAGCATTGAGCTGAGCAACGATAACGACGAGTCCATCGTGTTCCGCGTGTATGCAAACAAAAGCGACTGGAATTCACTCACTGACTATCAAACAACAAGCCTGCTGAGCAGTATTGCTGCTGATATTGATGCAGCTTACAACAACCTTGGCAAAACGATCTACGGCTTTGTTTATGATAGCAATAACAAATCCAGCATCCTGAAACGTTACAACTAA
- a CDS encoding FtsK/SpoIIIE family DNA translocase produces the protein MAKPKTAQKPRTTTKTTRKSAPSAARKPAQSAKRKSSTGRKRKSNKAPALSILKYEIYGIILITLSVIALSRQAAVGHFLYYITAFILGKVYFVLPLVGMYIGLMTMLRQRWNHGWNSRMSGLVLLVFTMTLGSVMLHVPAEQLSSLPARQEAGGYIGAVQTWMLTMLFGVIGTKLIAGVMLMISLMLITQKSVVEVADYGRNILSGAGAAVGRQWQSSREAVAERRRERELELAEAEELAAQEPETYEEEYEEGQARQGLLGWLRKSRANQEEEETEAEETVYAALPERSTTPSRRRSKSKTSLPAEDSVVASTSAQPRSMYIADEDDLWDNAPATGTLAAKAGDTVGSAEAVAAYTEGVERDAVPDRTPIIRDFFEQIRSERSDQPEREYGESDEVSSTDSIHDYPLVDSYSEHTDQDQIPSDVISDSISSESAHLASNLEGAVESAQNDANIASSSDASAAAEGDQQAATPPPPPPKPYRLPPYSLLAKPKVSSNAADQNDYMVIARKLETTLESFGVRAKVLEVVRGPAVTRYEIQPDVGVKVSRIVGLTDDIALALAAKDIRMEAPIPGKSAIGIEVPNNEVAMVTMREVMETQIFNDSEAKLSIAFGRDIAGQTIIGNLAKMPHLLVAGATGSGKSVCINGIITSILYKAKPDEVKFLMVDPKMVELNIYNGIPHLLAPVVTDPRRASLALKKIVVEMEKRYDLFSKSGTRNMEGYNNLMKDNPDAILPYIVVIVDELADLMMVAAGDVEDAIARLAQMARAAGIHLIIATQRPSVDVITGVIKANIPSRIAFGVSSQIDSRTILDMGGAEKLLGRGDMLFMPMGASKPVRVQGAFMSDQEVETIVDYCRSQGEAQYNEDIVPEIDDSAAAMDEQKDELFDQAVQIVVEAKQASVSLLQRRMRVGYTRAARLIDSLEAHGIVGPYEGSKPREVLVSPEQYHQIGTGS, from the coding sequence GTGGCTAAGCCGAAAACAGCCCAGAAGCCCAGAACGACAACCAAAACAACCCGGAAGTCCGCGCCATCTGCTGCGCGGAAACCGGCGCAAAGTGCCAAGCGCAAATCGTCTACTGGACGTAAGCGCAAAAGCAATAAGGCACCTGCTTTGAGTATATTAAAATATGAAATTTACGGGATTATCCTGATTACCTTATCGGTTATTGCATTGTCCAGACAGGCTGCTGTTGGACATTTTCTGTATTACATAACTGCGTTTATTTTAGGCAAAGTGTACTTTGTTCTGCCGCTGGTAGGAATGTACATTGGTCTGATGACAATGCTTCGTCAACGCTGGAATCATGGCTGGAACAGTCGCATGAGCGGGCTTGTATTGCTTGTCTTTACAATGACATTAGGAAGTGTGATGCTTCATGTACCGGCAGAACAGCTCAGCTCCTTGCCAGCACGACAGGAGGCAGGTGGTTATATCGGCGCTGTACAGACATGGATGCTAACGATGCTATTCGGTGTCATCGGTACAAAGCTAATTGCCGGAGTCATGTTGATGATCAGTCTGATGCTCATTACGCAAAAGTCTGTGGTGGAAGTTGCTGATTACGGACGCAATATCCTTTCCGGCGCAGGTGCGGCTGTCGGACGACAATGGCAGTCTTCGCGTGAAGCGGTAGCAGAGCGTCGTCGGGAACGTGAATTGGAACTGGCGGAAGCTGAGGAACTTGCTGCACAGGAGCCAGAGACGTATGAGGAAGAGTACGAAGAGGGGCAGGCACGTCAAGGCTTGCTTGGCTGGTTACGCAAGTCTCGTGCCAATCAGGAGGAAGAGGAGACAGAAGCCGAAGAAACGGTATATGCAGCTCTGCCAGAGCGCTCAACGACCCCGTCGCGCCGTCGTTCCAAATCCAAAACGAGTCTCCCTGCGGAAGATTCCGTGGTGGCTTCAACAAGCGCGCAGCCTCGTTCTATGTATATTGCGGATGAAGACGATCTGTGGGATAATGCGCCAGCGACAGGTACACTTGCAGCGAAGGCTGGAGATACTGTAGGTTCAGCTGAGGCTGTGGCTGCTTATACTGAAGGTGTTGAGCGCGATGCTGTACCAGATCGCACACCGATTATTCGAGATTTCTTTGAACAGATTCGTTCGGAGCGCTCAGATCAGCCAGAGCGTGAATACGGGGAGTCGGATGAGGTTAGTTCTACTGATTCCATTCATGATTATCCGTTAGTCGACAGTTATTCTGAGCATACAGATCAAGATCAGATTCCTTCTGATGTTATAAGTGATTCTATATCATCTGAATCGGCTCATTTGGCATCTAATCTTGAAGGGGCTGTAGAATCTGCACAGAATGATGCCAATATCGCATCTTCTTCTGATGCAAGTGCAGCGGCTGAAGGCGATCAGCAAGCAGCTACGCCGCCTCCACCGCCGCCTAAGCCGTATCGATTGCCACCATACAGTCTGCTTGCGAAACCGAAAGTAAGCAGTAATGCAGCTGATCAGAATGACTATATGGTAATCGCACGTAAGCTGGAAACGACACTAGAGAGCTTTGGCGTTCGTGCGAAAGTGCTGGAAGTCGTACGAGGTCCAGCGGTAACACGATATGAAATTCAACCAGATGTCGGTGTCAAAGTTAGCCGCATTGTGGGCTTGACCGATGATATTGCGTTAGCACTTGCTGCCAAGGATATTCGAATGGAAGCCCCGATTCCCGGTAAATCAGCGATCGGTATTGAGGTGCCGAACAATGAAGTGGCAATGGTTACAATGCGCGAAGTCATGGAAACGCAGATTTTCAATGATTCCGAAGCCAAGCTGTCTATCGCCTTTGGTCGGGATATTGCGGGACAGACGATTATCGGCAATCTGGCAAAAATGCCCCATCTGCTCGTAGCTGGTGCGACCGGTTCAGGTAAATCGGTCTGTATCAATGGTATCATCACCAGTATTCTGTACAAAGCCAAACCAGACGAAGTCAAATTCCTAATGGTCGATCCGAAAATGGTCGAATTGAATATTTATAATGGAATTCCTCATTTGCTTGCTCCCGTTGTGACCGATCCACGCCGCGCTTCGCTGGCATTGAAAAAGATCGTGGTCGAGATGGAAAAGCGGTACGATCTATTTTCCAAATCGGGTACACGCAATATGGAAGGCTACAATAATCTGATGAAAGACAATCCAGATGCGATTCTGCCTTATATCGTCGTCATTGTCGATGAGTTGGCGGATCTGATGATGGTTGCGGCAGGAGATGTAGAGGATGCGATTGCACGCTTGGCACAAATGGCGCGTGCTGCTGGTATTCACCTTATCATTGCGACCCAGCGTCCGTCCGTCGATGTAATTACCGGCGTAATCAAAGCGAATATTCCATCCCGTATCGCCTTTGGTGTATCATCTCAGATTGATTCCCGTACCATTCTTGATATGGGCGGCGCGGAAAAGCTGCTCGGCCGCGGCGATATGCTGTTTATGCCGATGGGCGCATCCAAGCCTGTGCGTGTACAGGGTGCTTTTATGTCTGATCAGGAAGTTGAGACGATTGTCGACTACTGCCGCAGTCAAGGCGAAGCCCAGTACAATGAGGATATTGTACCGGAAATCGACGATTCGGCTGCTGCTATGGATGAGCAAAAAGACGAGCTGTTTGATCAGGCGGTCCAAATTGTTGTCGAAGCCAAGCAAGCATCGGTTTCGCTATTGCAGCGCCGGATGCGAGTAGGGTATACACGTGCGGCACGGCTGATCGATTCGCTGGAGGCGCATGGTATTGTTGGTCCTTACGAAGGTAGTAAGCCACGCGAGGTGCTGGTTTCGCCAGAGCAGTATCACCAGATCGGCACAGGTAGTTAA
- the ymfI gene encoding elongation factor P 5-aminopentanone reductase, with the protein MSSPIQGGSKPFAEMNVLITGGSRGIGAAIARRFAMAGMNVIIHYRQSHEQANEVARACLDYGVRVLTVSADLRDVEQIRRMHDKLEQHGLEPDILVNNAGMSHYGMLADLTESDFDDIMATNLKAVFFCSQVFMPYMIRQQYGRIINVSSVWGMTGASCEVLYSASKGGVNAFTKALAKELAPSGVTVNAIAPGAVRTEMISHLQQDEIRMLEDDIPAGRIAEPDEIASMVYFLSLPESGYMTGQVVSPNGGWVT; encoded by the coding sequence ATGAGCTCACCCATTCAGGGCGGCAGCAAGCCGTTTGCAGAGATGAATGTATTGATTACTGGCGGCAGTCGCGGAATCGGCGCCGCCATTGCTCGGCGATTTGCGATGGCAGGTATGAATGTGATTATTCATTATCGTCAGTCGCATGAGCAGGCGAATGAAGTGGCTCGTGCTTGCCTCGATTATGGGGTACGCGTATTAACGGTGTCGGCGGATTTGCGAGATGTGGAGCAGATTCGTCGTATGCACGACAAGCTGGAGCAGCATGGACTAGAACCGGATATCTTAGTCAATAATGCGGGCATGTCACATTACGGCATGCTGGCAGATTTGACGGAGAGTGATTTTGACGATATCATGGCAACCAATCTGAAAGCTGTCTTTTTCTGCTCGCAGGTGTTTATGCCGTATATGATTCGGCAGCAATATGGACGAATAATTAACGTATCCAGCGTATGGGGCATGACCGGTGCTTCATGTGAAGTGCTATATTCTGCAAGTAAAGGTGGAGTGAATGCTTTTACCAAAGCCCTTGCCAAAGAGCTGGCGCCTTCTGGTGTGACCGTTAATGCGATTGCCCCAGGTGCGGTACGTACCGAGATGATTTCCCATTTGCAGCAGGATGAGATTCGTATGCTGGAAGATGATATTCCCGCCGGACGTATTGCCGAACCGGATGAGATTGCGTCGATGGTGTACTTTTTGTCCTTGCCAGAATCTGGCTATATGACGGGACAGGTGGTTAGTCCGAACGGCGGCTGGGTAACGTAA
- the yfmF gene encoding EF-P 5-aminopentanol modification-associated protein YfmF, with translation MNSTGFEHGEINGIRVHVLPTTRFKTFAISLYLGVPLAEDTVTPTALIPFILRRGSETYPETTQFREALEDMYGAGFGIDVYKKGDYQLVQLRMDTINDSFVSSNEPLLARSLTFIGDTLTRPALENGVFRNKYVQAERENVRKRLESVIDDKIRYAAERCIQEMCKDEPYRLNPLGRLDALDEWDSKGLHDWYRQWLASCNLDLYVVGDTSLSEVIELVGRTFHIHRTDETAVYTPAIPRPAVAEVRQITERMEVSQGKLNMGLRTPITYSDERYASALVANGVLGGFPHSKLFMNVREKESLAYYVASRFDPYKGITTIQSGIELENFNKALDIIRQQLSILQDGQITESEIAQTKALLRNDFLESRDSAYQMIGHDFNGRFSDKERPVEELLEQIEAVTADEIQAAAQVLELDTIYFLTAQKEA, from the coding sequence TTGAACAGTACTGGTTTTGAGCACGGCGAAATCAATGGAATCCGCGTGCACGTCCTGCCGACGACACGTTTTAAAACATTCGCGATCTCTCTGTATTTGGGAGTACCGCTCGCTGAAGATACCGTTACACCGACCGCACTTATTCCTTTTATCTTGCGCCGGGGCAGTGAAACGTACCCGGAAACAACCCAATTTCGTGAAGCGCTGGAAGATATGTATGGCGCTGGTTTCGGTATTGATGTATACAAAAAGGGCGATTACCAGTTGGTGCAGCTACGTATGGATACGATCAATGATTCCTTTGTTAGCAGCAATGAGCCATTGCTGGCGCGTAGTTTGACCTTTATCGGAGATACACTGACCCGTCCAGCTTTGGAAAACGGTGTCTTCCGTAACAAATATGTACAGGCAGAACGCGAAAATGTTCGCAAACGTCTGGAATCGGTCATTGACGATAAAATCCGCTATGCAGCAGAGCGCTGTATTCAGGAAATGTGCAAAGACGAACCGTATCGTTTGAATCCATTGGGTCGTCTGGATGCTCTGGATGAATGGGATAGCAAAGGGCTGCACGATTGGTATCGTCAGTGGTTAGCTTCCTGCAATCTTGATCTGTATGTCGTGGGTGATACATCGCTGAGTGAAGTGATCGAATTGGTAGGACGTACCTTCCATATTCATCGCACAGACGAAACCGCTGTGTACACACCAGCCATTCCACGTCCGGCTGTAGCCGAAGTTCGGCAGATTACGGAACGGATGGAGGTAAGTCAGGGCAAGCTGAATATGGGACTTCGCACGCCGATAACCTATAGCGACGAGCGCTATGCCTCGGCATTAGTGGCAAATGGTGTTCTAGGAGGCTTCCCGCATTCCAAGCTGTTTATGAATGTACGTGAAAAAGAAAGCCTCGCCTACTATGTTGCTTCGCGCTTTGATCCGTACAAAGGGATTACGACAATCCAATCGGGGATCGAGCTGGAAAACTTCAACAAAGCACTCGATATTATCCGTCAGCAATTGTCGATATTGCAGGATGGACAAATTACCGAATCTGAGATCGCACAGACCAAAGCGCTTCTGCGTAATGATTTCTTAGAATCGCGTGATTCAGCATATCAGATGATCGGACATGATTTTAACGGACGATTTTCCGATAAAGAGCGTCCAGTAGAGGAGTTGCTAGAACAAATCGAAGCTGTAACAGCGGACGAAATTCAAGCAGCAGCACAAGTGCTTGAACTGGACACCATCTATTTCCTGACTGCGCAAAAGGAGGCTTAA
- the yfmH gene encoding EF-P 5-aminopentanol modification-associated protein YfmH translates to MESIRYDELQETLYHEKLNNGLEIYVLPKEGFQKTYATYATRYGSVDNHFQVEGENEVKVPDGIAHFLEHKMFEEPDGVDVFSKFSAKGASANAFTSFDQTVYLFSATEQIEDNVETLLNYVQNPYFTEENVNKEKGIIGQEIQMYSDNPDWRVYFGLIEAMYQKNPVRIDIAGTIESISEITKDTLYTCYNTFYHPSNMMLFVVGGVNPEAIIEQVRRNQDAKNIQPQGPISRYFETEPHAVGETWHEVKLPVSQPKFLMGFKETEIGFGGEELQRRNLTTKLALDLLLGTSTTLYQKLYDEDLISDDFGYDYSNTAEYAYSMIGGDTKDPELLVKRLKEEINAIVQTGFSQDAFDRAIRKRIGNYLRALNSPESIAHEFTRSRFKNSDFFAVLPVYESLTLEEVNQRLRDHINWDQLAVSVVVNP, encoded by the coding sequence ATGGAAAGCATACGTTACGATGAATTGCAGGAAACGTTATATCATGAAAAGCTGAATAATGGACTGGAAATATATGTGCTGCCAAAAGAAGGCTTTCAAAAAACCTATGCCACCTATGCAACGCGTTATGGCTCGGTAGACAACCATTTTCAAGTAGAAGGTGAGAATGAAGTAAAAGTACCGGACGGCATTGCTCATTTTCTGGAACACAAAATGTTTGAAGAACCAGATGGGGTAGACGTATTTTCCAAATTTTCTGCCAAAGGTGCATCAGCGAACGCCTTTACCAGCTTTGACCAGACAGTGTATCTGTTCTCGGCAACCGAGCAGATTGAAGATAATGTGGAGACACTGTTAAATTATGTGCAGAATCCATATTTTACTGAGGAAAATGTAAACAAGGAAAAAGGCATCATCGGTCAGGAAATCCAGATGTATAGCGATAATCCAGACTGGCGTGTATACTTCGGACTGATCGAAGCGATGTATCAGAAAAATCCGGTGCGTATCGATATCGCAGGTACGATTGAGTCGATCAGCGAAATTACAAAGGATACCCTATATACGTGCTATAACACTTTTTATCATCCGTCTAATATGATGCTGTTCGTTGTAGGTGGAGTGAATCCAGAAGCAATCATTGAGCAGGTACGCCGCAATCAGGATGCCAAAAACATTCAGCCGCAGGGACCGATCAGCCGTTACTTTGAAACGGAACCTCATGCTGTCGGTGAAACTTGGCATGAAGTGAAGCTGCCCGTATCCCAACCGAAGTTCCTGATGGGCTTTAAAGAGACCGAAATCGGTTTTGGCGGTGAAGAATTGCAGCGTCGTAATCTGACAACCAAGCTGGCGTTGGATCTGCTGCTTGGCACAAGTACGACCTTGTATCAAAAGCTGTACGATGAAGATCTGATTTCGGATGATTTTGGATATGATTATAGCAATACAGCGGAATATGCGTATTCGATGATTGGCGGCGATACGAAGGACCCTGAATTGCTCGTGAAGCGTTTAAAAGAAGAGATCAATGCCATTGTGCAAACAGGCTTTAGCCAAGATGCGTTTGACCGTGCGATTCGTAAGCGGATCGGTAATTATCTGCGTGCGCTGAATTCGCCGGAAAGTATTGCGCATGAGTTTACGCGCAGTCGTTTCAAAAATAGTGATTTCTTTGCTGTATTGCCTGTATACGAATCGCTTACATTGGAAGAAGTCAATCAGCGTCTGCGTGATCATATTAATTGGGACCAACTGGCTGTATCGGTCGTTGTTAATCCATGA
- a CDS encoding ribonuclease J translates to MSKKNTNNEKLTIFALGGVGEIGKNMYVIQYGNDIVVVDSGLKFPEEDMLGIDMVIPDISYLTENRDKVRGILLTHGHEDHIGGLPYVLKHLNVPVYGTRLTMGLVENKLKEANLLGETKRIIIHEDSEVKLGNTITATFFRTNHSIPDSVGVCLATPEGNVVHTGDFKFDHTPVNNEFANLQRMAEIGAKGVLALLSDSTNADRPGYTPSEKTVGIVMEDIFRKATQRVVVATFASNVHRIQQVVNAAAATGRKITVIGRSMVNVVGIASDLGYLDIPDGMLIEPEEVNKMSADRVVILSTGSQGEPMSALTRMARSTHRKVDILPGDSVIIAATPVPGNEKYIGRTIDELFRLGANVYYSGANPGVHVSGHGSQEELKLMLNLMKPKYFIPIHGEYRMQRRHAMLGEATGVDPNNIFIVDIGDTVEIVNGAARKAGKVTSGNVLIDGLGVGDVGNIVLRDRKLLSQDGIMVVVVTLSKQNGQIVSGPDIISRGFVYVRESEGLLDEANRIVTSTLQRLMSENVNEWASLKTSVKDALGRFLYEQTRRRPMILPIIMEV, encoded by the coding sequence TTGTCCAAAAAAAACACAAATAACGAAAAACTGACGATCTTTGCTTTGGGCGGCGTCGGTGAAATTGGTAAAAACATGTATGTCATCCAATACGGAAATGACATTGTCGTAGTAGACTCAGGACTCAAATTCCCTGAGGAAGATATGCTGGGGATCGATATGGTCATTCCAGATATTTCCTACCTGACAGAAAATCGCGATAAAGTACGCGGTATTCTGCTGACACACGGCCATGAAGACCACATCGGCGGCCTGCCATACGTTCTGAAACATCTCAATGTACCGGTATACGGTACTCGCCTGACTATGGGTCTGGTAGAGAATAAACTGAAAGAAGCCAATCTGCTTGGCGAAACAAAACGAATCATCATTCATGAAGATTCCGAAGTGAAACTGGGTAACACCATCACAGCCACCTTCTTCCGAACCAATCACAGTATTCCAGATTCCGTGGGTGTCTGCCTGGCTACACCGGAAGGCAACGTTGTTCATACAGGTGACTTCAAATTTGACCATACACCGGTTAATAATGAATTTGCTAATCTGCAACGTATGGCTGAGATCGGTGCCAAAGGCGTACTGGCACTGTTGTCTGACAGTACAAACGCTGACCGCCCAGGCTACACACCTTCTGAGAAAACCGTTGGCATCGTGATGGAAGACATCTTCCGCAAAGCGACGCAACGTGTAGTCGTAGCGACATTTGCATCCAACGTTCACCGCATTCAGCAAGTTGTAAATGCTGCTGCTGCAACCGGTCGCAAAATTACCGTTATCGGTCGCAGTATGGTTAACGTAGTAGGAATTGCTAGCGATCTCGGTTATCTGGATATTCCAGATGGCATGCTGATCGAACCAGAAGAAGTAAACAAAATGTCCGCTGACCGTGTCGTTATCCTGTCGACAGGTAGCCAAGGCGAGCCAATGTCCGCCTTAACGCGCATGGCACGCTCTACACACCGTAAGGTGGATATCCTGCCAGGTGATAGTGTAATTATCGCGGCAACGCCGGTACCGGGTAACGAGAAATATATCGGTCGTACGATCGACGAATTGTTCCGTCTCGGCGCTAACGTATACTACAGTGGTGCAAACCCTGGCGTACACGTTTCCGGTCACGGTTCGCAAGAAGAGCTGAAACTGATGCTGAACCTGATGAAACCTAAATATTTCATCCCGATTCACGGTGAATACCGGATGCAGCGTAGACATGCGATGCTGGGTGAAGCAACAGGCGTAGATCCGAACAACATCTTTATCGTAGACATCGGTGACACAGTTGAGATCGTTAACGGTGCTGCACGCAAAGCCGGTAAAGTCACTTCCGGTAACGTGCTGATCGATGGTCTGGGTGTCGGCGATGTAGGTAACATCGTACTGCGCGATCGCAAATTGCTGTCTCAAGACGGTATCATGGTCGTAGTCGTAACCCTGAGCAAACAAAATGGCCAGATCGTATCCGGTCCGGACATCATCTCCCGTGGTTTTGTCTATGTGCGCGAATCCGAAGGTCTGCTGGATGAAGCAAACCGCATCGTAACAAGCACATTGCAACGTCTGATGAGTGAGAACGTTAACGAGTGGGCTTCCCTGAAAACTAGCGTCAAAGACGCGCTCGGACGTTTCCTGTACGAACAGACACGCCGCAGACCGATGATCCTGCCGATCATTATGGAAGTGTAA
- a CDS encoding DUF3388 domain-containing protein, with amino-acid sequence MNPEAKQWYLEYRIHKNRPGLLGDVASLLGMLNVNIRTINGVEGKTRGMLLESDDDEKIVLLGDMLAKVTNITITALRQPKLVDILAVRHGRYIERDSDDKKTFRFTRDELGLLVDFLGEVFKREGNQIIGLRGMPRVGKTESIIAGSVCAMKRWTFVSSTLLRQTVRSQLSEEEMSHGNVFIIDGIVSTIRSNERHYQLLQDIMQMPSTKVIEHPDIFVRESDYDYSDFDIIIELRNNPDEEIVYDTFTETYTDDI; translated from the coding sequence GTGAATCCGGAAGCAAAACAATGGTATTTGGAGTACAGGATACATAAAAACCGTCCTGGCTTACTTGGGGATGTGGCGTCTCTGCTTGGTATGCTTAACGTCAATATTCGCACCATCAACGGGGTGGAAGGCAAAACGCGTGGTATGCTGCTTGAATCCGACGATGATGAGAAAATCGTACTGCTCGGCGATATGCTGGCAAAAGTGACCAACATTACGATCACGGCGCTGCGTCAACCGAAGCTAGTCGATATTCTGGCTGTACGTCATGGTCGTTATATCGAACGCGATTCTGACGACAAAAAGACATTTCGCTTTACACGCGATGAACTCGGTCTCTTGGTCGATTTTCTCGGTGAAGTGTTCAAACGCGAAGGTAATCAGATTATCGGTCTGCGCGGAATGCCGCGCGTCGGTAAAACAGAGTCGATCATTGCGGGTAGTGTATGTGCGATGAAGCGCTGGACATTTGTCTCGTCTACACTGCTGCGTCAAACTGTACGCAGTCAGTTGTCCGAAGAGGAAATGAGTCATGGCAATGTGTTTATTATCGACGGTATCGTAAGTACGATCCGATCCAATGAACGCCATTATCAGCTGCTACAGGATATTATGCAGATGCCGAGTACGAAGGTAATCGAGCATCCCGATATCTTTGTACGGGAATCGGATTATGATTATAGCGATTTCGACATTATTATCGAATTGCGCAACAATCCAGATGAAGAGATCGTCTATGATACATTCACGGAAACGTACACAGATGATATCTAA